From the Senegalimassilia faecalis genome, one window contains:
- a CDS encoding helicase C-terminal domain-containing protein: MQNKEQAMQGDLLAYISDGTPQSIIDRYAQLSEYAQRADFGEFDRDIVVIDTETTGFSFNHDELTQIAAARMDKGEIVGWFVTFVNPGKPIPEEVAHLTNIHDSDVADAPTPSDALAQLVEFVGSSKLVAHNAAFDRTFTTRHPSGYPLLQNVWLDSLDLARIALPRLKSHRLIDLVRTFGAPVSTHRADDDVAATCAVFRILLAAVDTMPKPLVAKIASLETPDHWPTQAVFNYFADHTGISEGNPAAASELPAAEAIDVSRETSSGQLSWTTGPIDMFSIQGLRRDRLRKIENRPKIDADALASDPMREIVYPSKEEIEQAFRSDGLVGKLYTSYEPRKEQREMSMAVRDAFAASENLVVEAGTGVGKSMAYLVPLAKTAQRNNITVGVATKTNALLDQLVYKEVPALAAALAKEDPNAKPLTCAPLKGFSHYPCLRKIRSVVEDGAQVKEVQGKELSQAPAMAALLSFIEQTEYDDIDGLKLDYRLLPRKIITTSSQECLRRKCPFFGNLCFVHGARKRAEAADILVTNHSLLFCDMAADGGLLPPIRYWAIDEAHGAEAEARRAFSIELDAESILRDARRLSAEDPRRNVFAHAERRVVLKDTKEESETLFFALTQKGKIAGEAYRQAAEAFCASLKGLLFFDTNKRGKGYEIVELWINDDIRKSATFGDVAEKGSALRETAEKLIVACQNLVAYLEDIEDAAAVQREIASIAIDLKEQVSAVELILENPGEAFAYSATLCRKRDRVAEKLEGLPVNVGAKLNETLYASTHSVVFASATLSVNGKFDGFTSAMGLGQSEFSPVRTCQLDSSYDFDKNMTVYVVSDIPEPNDGGYMASLQKLLVDAHRAQQGSMLTLFTNRREMETCFEYVQPRLKSDDLRLVCQKWGVSVKGLRDDFLADEHLSLFALKSFWEGFDAPGATLKGVVIPKLPFAKPTDPLSCERAERDDQAWRHYVLPAAVLEVKQAAGRLIRRADDTGALILADHRLVSKGYGKTFLNSLPSKNIKIMKASEIVAELEAARRA; this comes from the coding sequence ATGCAGAACAAAGAACAAGCCATGCAAGGTGATTTGCTTGCCTATATCAGCGATGGCACGCCTCAATCAATCATTGATAGATATGCTCAGCTTTCAGAATATGCGCAACGCGCGGATTTTGGTGAGTTCGACCGGGATATCGTTGTCATTGACACGGAAACCACGGGCTTTTCGTTTAATCATGATGAATTGACTCAAATTGCTGCTGCCCGCATGGATAAGGGCGAAATCGTTGGTTGGTTTGTGACGTTCGTAAACCCGGGGAAGCCGATTCCCGAAGAAGTGGCGCATTTGACCAATATTCACGACTCCGATGTTGCTGATGCCCCTACGCCGTCTGATGCGCTTGCGCAGCTTGTAGAGTTCGTTGGGTCGTCAAAGCTGGTTGCGCACAACGCGGCGTTCGATCGAACGTTCACTACGCGTCATCCAAGCGGCTATCCCCTGCTCCAAAATGTTTGGCTCGATTCTCTTGATTTGGCTCGAATCGCTCTGCCGCGTTTGAAGTCCCATCGTCTTATCGACTTGGTGCGTACGTTTGGTGCACCGGTATCGACGCATCGTGCCGATGATGATGTTGCGGCAACATGCGCGGTTTTCCGTATCTTGCTGGCCGCGGTCGACACGATGCCGAAGCCGCTTGTTGCGAAAATCGCATCTCTTGAAACTCCCGATCATTGGCCGACGCAAGCGGTGTTCAACTACTTCGCCGATCATACCGGGATAAGCGAAGGAAATCCCGCCGCGGCTTCCGAGCTGCCAGCAGCTGAAGCGATCGATGTTTCACGTGAAACATCGTCTGGGCAGTTGTCTTGGACAACAGGTCCTATCGATATGTTTTCGATTCAAGGTCTTCGACGCGACCGTTTGCGAAAGATTGAGAACAGGCCGAAGATTGATGCCGATGCGCTTGCGTCCGATCCGATGCGGGAAATCGTGTATCCAAGTAAAGAGGAAATCGAGCAAGCTTTCCGTTCCGATGGCTTGGTGGGCAAGCTGTATACATCGTATGAGCCGCGTAAGGAACAGCGCGAAATGAGCATGGCAGTTCGCGATGCGTTTGCGGCGTCCGAGAATCTTGTGGTTGAAGCAGGGACCGGTGTGGGTAAGTCGATGGCTTATCTGGTTCCTTTGGCGAAAACCGCTCAAAGGAACAACATCACCGTTGGCGTGGCGACGAAAACAAACGCTTTGCTTGATCAGCTGGTGTACAAAGAAGTGCCGGCGTTGGCAGCTGCTTTGGCAAAGGAGGACCCAAACGCGAAGCCGTTGACGTGTGCACCGTTGAAGGGCTTCTCGCACTATCCCTGCTTGCGTAAAATCAGGAGTGTTGTGGAAGACGGCGCGCAAGTCAAGGAAGTGCAGGGAAAAGAGCTCTCCCAAGCACCGGCTATGGCTGCGCTTCTCTCGTTTATCGAGCAAACTGAATATGACGACATCGATGGCTTGAAGCTTGATTACCGCTTGCTGCCAAGGAAAATCATCACCACGTCAAGTCAGGAATGTCTGCGCCGCAAGTGCCCCTTCTTTGGGAACTTGTGCTTCGTGCACGGAGCGCGCAAGCGTGCCGAGGCGGCAGATATCCTTGTTACGAACCACAGCTTGCTGTTCTGCGATATGGCTGCAGATGGTGGGCTGCTGCCGCCGATTCGCTATTGGGCCATCGACGAGGCTCATGGTGCGGAAGCCGAGGCGCGTCGCGCGTTCTCGATTGAGCTTGATGCTGAAAGCATACTGCGTGATGCTCGCCGCCTGTCGGCTGAGGACCCTCGACGCAACGTGTTCGCTCACGCCGAGCGCCGTGTGGTGCTGAAGGACACGAAAGAGGAAAGCGAAACGCTGTTCTTCGCGCTGACGCAAAAGGGAAAAATAGCTGGCGAAGCATATCGTCAGGCGGCTGAAGCGTTCTGCGCAAGCCTTAAGGGCTTGCTGTTCTTCGATACGAACAAGCGCGGCAAAGGATATGAAATCGTTGAGCTGTGGATCAACGACGATATCCGCAAATCCGCGACGTTTGGCGATGTGGCGGAAAAGGGTTCTGCGTTAAGGGAGACTGCAGAGAAGCTGATCGTTGCGTGCCAAAACCTTGTTGCCTACTTGGAGGACATCGAAGATGCAGCTGCGGTGCAACGTGAGATCGCCTCAATTGCAATTGATTTGAAGGAACAGGTAAGCGCTGTCGAGCTGATTCTGGAAAACCCTGGTGAGGCGTTTGCCTATTCTGCGACGCTATGCCGGAAGAGAGATCGAGTGGCGGAGAAGCTCGAAGGCTTGCCGGTCAACGTTGGCGCTAAGTTGAACGAAACGCTGTATGCATCAACGCATTCAGTGGTGTTCGCGTCTGCGACGCTTTCCGTAAATGGGAAGTTCGACGGATTCACCAGTGCTATGGGCTTGGGCCAGTCGGAGTTCTCGCCGGTAAGAACGTGCCAGCTTGATTCAAGCTATGACTTCGATAAGAACATGACCGTATATGTGGTGTCCGACATTCCCGAGCCGAATGACGGTGGATACATGGCTTCGCTGCAAAAGCTGCTGGTTGATGCGCATCGCGCACAGCAGGGGTCTATGTTGACGCTGTTCACAAATCGCCGCGAAATGGAAACGTGCTTCGAGTATGTTCAACCGCGCTTGAAGTCGGACGATTTGCGTCTGGTGTGCCAGAAATGGGGCGTATCGGTAAAAGGTTTGCGGGATGATTTCCTGGCTGATGAGCACCTGTCGCTGTTCGCGCTTAAGAGCTTCTGGGAAGGTTTTGATGCCCCGGGCGCCACGCTGAAAGGCGTGGTCATTCCGAAGCTTCCGTTTGCAAAGCCGACCGATCCGCTATCTTGCGAACGCGCTGAACGCGACGATCAAGCTTGGCGTCATTACGTGCTGCCGGCTGCGGTTCTTGAAGTGAAGCAGGCGGCGGGACGGTTGATTCGCCGCGCCGACGATACGGGTGCGTTGATTTTGGCTGACCATCGTTTGGTTTCGAAGGGCTATGGGAAAACGTTCCTAAATTCGCTGCCAAGCAAGAATATCAAAATCATGAAAGCAAGCGAGATAGTTGCCGAGCTTGAGGCTGCGCGCCGCGCATAA
- a CDS encoding aminopeptidase, whose translation MPEIKEHIAYLSQEIGARPAGTEEEQQAALYITEQFQKDAGLPASIEGFNGVGDADLPVMICCGAAVVFALLSLIVPVLSIVGVIGSLVAAALFATELFGRPVLSKFLGKGVSQNVVAKYEPGVPEGESSARRRKVILVARYDTGKVRPELASSVASFMPLINKVSFGALVALPVLLLIKGVALGQAEGALPAVFTVLVVVAMILAAIPLVFGVLHKTAAYNEGANNNASGVAALLEVAHRIGVGRVSEAEIAEREDAIMHGEEAAYDNGLVPEGAEFVYAGHPHSSMPEEESLVAAKAAIAALSGKPVSGLSAEDVERNLEKIERHDREEAEEEARMQRMEARAVESARRDAERARAEEQAAAERAAVEAALAAQVADEQPVEAAPEQVAAPEQMEQTPVQAEIPEPVQEPVRPTNSVPDWFVKAQEKAKKPRTAEKPVQRSRYASALDAAVAESAGHFAKANNIVEHELERAIDVDRDTIHEVKAPQWATIKPVQPFEASAADSASQPVQPSPFATIDPVQPAPLANIEPVQPAVAPVETKPVVVEQGAGASDVELANADQVQEMSELQAVPETAVSEQVAAEPQPSQIADVAEDKPVPASRAVSVDPFATAATPPIDVTQLHIDDVPPVSDIPMPAFLDPRKVQAEAQQRQSDAPRSDNRLDATDAAISENGRVDSSAMVQKTAEQPNALPGELQATPLNIPTVSEEQAHAPITLPDIGATAPGMAPVAAAAKQRAPLADVESKGKKAARSLLSLLPSIGSADVASSQAQESQDDGQKADHPSLLASLPSLSGAIKAADVAQAQPGMDAAQASLGTAGATGSFAPVSAQLVQSMDPEDMYVHDADDSAYEDNFTETGAFAGPGYMEMPKSRFRRFLDKFHRNKGEEEDTPQDWLDVDEGFEARAVGKARGGWESFQEEHYEQGEYQGDYAVDEQVAYEGSTQMMPPLQPESQLDATQAFVPQPSDVQPESQQSEYGFNDDFDADDIAEDANDGRHFRPWHGGAFSSRRVENANLSSEELADEAAAAASPAPVEVDEELSEVYQFRNPDINTEVWFVALGSELAQNAGMRAFLEAHELELRGAFIIDLDALGAGDLTMIEREGYLKPANASSRMKRYIRKASQASGVKIANGSMMWEESAASFATKHGQQAMHLVGMDGAKPALYGQVDDTIENIDDRKLNDNVQFLMELLKNM comes from the coding sequence ATGCCGGAGATTAAAGAGCATATCGCGTACTTGTCGCAGGAAATCGGCGCGCGCCCGGCGGGCACCGAGGAAGAGCAGCAGGCGGCGCTGTATATTACCGAGCAGTTCCAAAAGGATGCGGGGTTGCCTGCATCGATTGAGGGTTTCAATGGCGTTGGCGACGCAGATTTGCCGGTCATGATTTGCTGCGGCGCAGCGGTGGTGTTTGCACTGCTGTCGCTGATTGTGCCGGTACTTAGCATCGTGGGCGTGATTGGGTCGCTTGTCGCGGCGGCGCTGTTTGCGACGGAGCTGTTCGGCAGGCCTGTTCTGTCGAAGTTTCTGGGTAAGGGTGTAAGCCAGAACGTGGTGGCGAAATACGAACCCGGTGTGCCCGAGGGAGAATCTTCGGCCCGCCGTCGCAAGGTGATTTTGGTGGCTCGCTACGATACTGGCAAGGTCCGTCCTGAACTTGCCTCCTCTGTTGCCTCGTTTATGCCGCTTATCAATAAGGTTTCGTTTGGTGCCTTGGTTGCACTTCCTGTGCTACTCCTTATTAAAGGTGTGGCGCTTGGCCAGGCGGAAGGTGCGCTTCCGGCGGTTTTCACGGTGCTGGTGGTTGTCGCGATGATCCTTGCAGCTATCCCGCTGGTGTTTGGCGTTCTGCACAAAACGGCTGCGTACAACGAAGGTGCCAACAACAACGCATCGGGCGTTGCGGCGCTGCTTGAAGTTGCGCATCGCATCGGAGTGGGTCGCGTGAGCGAAGCGGAAATCGCTGAACGGGAAGACGCCATCATGCACGGCGAAGAGGCTGCGTATGACAATGGTTTGGTTCCCGAAGGCGCCGAGTTCGTGTATGCAGGTCACCCGCATTCGTCGATGCCGGAAGAGGAAAGCCTGGTTGCCGCGAAGGCGGCCATAGCGGCGCTGTCCGGCAAGCCGGTAAGCGGTCTTTCCGCAGAGGATGTCGAGCGCAATCTCGAAAAAATCGAACGCCACGATCGCGAAGAGGCCGAAGAAGAGGCCCGCATGCAGCGCATGGAAGCGCGTGCAGTGGAAAGCGCACGCCGCGATGCGGAGCGCGCCCGTGCCGAAGAGCAGGCAGCGGCCGAGCGCGCTGCTGTTGAAGCCGCGCTTGCTGCTCAGGTTGCAGACGAGCAGCCTGTTGAAGCAGCGCCGGAGCAGGTCGCTGCGCCTGAGCAAATGGAGCAGACGCCTGTTCAGGCGGAAATTCCTGAACCTGTGCAGGAGCCGGTTCGCCCGACAAACAGCGTGCCCGATTGGTTCGTGAAGGCCCAAGAGAAGGCTAAGAAGCCGCGTACGGCTGAAAAGCCGGTGCAGCGCTCTCGCTACGCAAGTGCGCTTGATGCTGCGGTTGCGGAAAGCGCCGGTCATTTTGCAAAAGCGAACAACATCGTCGAACACGAGCTTGAACGTGCTATCGACGTAGATCGCGACACGATTCATGAAGTGAAGGCTCCGCAGTGGGCAACGATCAAGCCCGTTCAACCTTTTGAAGCTTCTGCTGCAGATTCGGCGTCTCAGCCGGTTCAGCCTTCGCCGTTTGCCACCATCGACCCGGTGCAGCCCGCACCGCTTGCCAACATTGAGCCTGTGCAACCCGCAGTTGCTCCTGTGGAGACGAAGCCTGTTGTCGTCGAGCAGGGCGCAGGCGCTTCCGACGTCGAGTTAGCGAACGCCGATCAGGTGCAGGAGATGTCGGAGCTTCAGGCCGTACCCGAAACCGCTGTGTCTGAGCAGGTTGCGGCTGAGCCTCAGCCTTCTCAAATCGCAGATGTTGCCGAAGATAAGCCCGTTCCCGCGTCGCGTGCGGTAAGCGTTGATCCATTTGCGACGGCCGCTACGCCGCCTATCGACGTGACACAGCTTCATATCGACGATGTTCCCCCGGTAAGCGATATCCCCATGCCGGCATTTCTGGACCCGCGCAAGGTGCAGGCTGAAGCGCAGCAGCGTCAGTCCGATGCACCCCGTTCGGATAATCGCCTAGACGCTACGGATGCTGCTATCAGCGAAAACGGTCGCGTTGATTCATCGGCTATGGTGCAGAAGACCGCTGAGCAGCCCAATGCGCTTCCTGGTGAGTTGCAGGCTACGCCGCTGAACATCCCCACGGTTTCCGAAGAGCAGGCGCATGCGCCTATAACGCTGCCCGACATCGGCGCCACCGCGCCCGGTATGGCCCCCGTTGCCGCTGCCGCAAAGCAGCGCGCACCGCTGGCGGACGTTGAGTCAAAGGGAAAGAAGGCTGCTCGGAGCTTGCTGAGCTTGCTTCCCTCCATCGGCTCGGCTGATGTCGCATCGTCGCAGGCGCAGGAATCGCAAGATGACGGGCAGAAGGCCGACCATCCTTCCTTGCTTGCGTCCCTTCCCTCGTTGTCGGGCGCTATCAAAGCTGCTGATGTTGCCCAGGCGCAGCCGGGCATGGATGCTGCGCAGGCTTCGCTTGGCACGGCAGGCGCAACGGGCTCGTTCGCTCCCGTGAGCGCTCAGCTGGTGCAATCCATGGACCCTGAGGACATGTACGTGCACGATGCCGATGATTCCGCTTACGAGGACAATTTCACCGAGACGGGCGCTTTTGCAGGCCCGGGATATATGGAGATGCCGAAGTCGCGCTTCCGTCGCTTCCTTGATAAGTTCCATCGCAACAAGGGAGAAGAGGAGGACACTCCTCAGGATTGGCTTGACGTTGACGAAGGGTTCGAGGCGCGTGCTGTAGGCAAGGCCCGCGGCGGCTGGGAAAGCTTCCAGGAAGAGCATTACGAGCAAGGCGAGTATCAGGGCGACTATGCAGTTGACGAGCAGGTGGCATACGAGGGATCTACGCAAATGATGCCTCCCCTGCAGCCGGAAAGCCAGCTGGATGCCACGCAGGCGTTTGTGCCGCAGCCGAGTGATGTGCAGCCGGAAAGTCAGCAGTCTGAGTACGGCTTCAACGACGATTTCGATGCTGACGATATTGCCGAGGACGCGAACGATGGTCGACATTTCCGTCCGTGGCATGGCGGCGCGTTCTCGTCCCGCCGTGTGGAGAACGCGAACCTCAGCTCCGAGGAGCTTGCAGACGAAGCGGCTGCGGCCGCTTCTCCTGCCCCCGTTGAGGTGGACGAAGAGCTGAGCGAGGTCTATCAGTTCCGCAACCCCGACATCAATACCGAGGTGTGGTTCGTGGCGCTGGGCTCCGAGCTTGCGCAGAACGCCGGCATGCGAGCGTTCTTGGAAGCCCACGAATTGGAGCTGCGCGGTGCGTTCATCATCGATCTGGATGCGCTGGGCGCGGGCGACTTGACCATGATTGAACGCGAGGGATACCTCAAGCCCGCGAATGCTTCTTCTCGCATGAAGCGCTATATTCGCAAGGCTTCGCAGGCTAGCGGTGTGAAAATTGCGAATGGTTCGATGATGTGGGAGGAAAGCGCTGCTTCGTTTGCAACGAAGCATGGGCAGCAAGCCATGCACCTTGTGGGCATGGATGGTGCGAAGCCGGCGCTGTATGGTCAAGTTGACGACACGATCGAGAACATCGACGACCGCAAACTTAACGATAACGTGCAGTTCCTTATGGAGTTGTTGAAGAATATGTAG
- a CDS encoding DUF5679 domain-containing protein produces the protein MAIEAYCVKCKAKKIMKDPVEGVTKNGKPITKGKCPDCGTTICRIGAAK, from the coding sequence ATGGCTATCGAGGCATACTGCGTTAAATGCAAGGCGAAGAAGATCATGAAAGATCCTGTGGAGGGCGTCACCAAGAACGGTAAGCCCATCACGAAGGGGAAATGCCCTGACTGCGGCACAACCATCTGCCGCATCGGCGCTGCAAAGTAA
- a CDS encoding citrate/2-methylcitrate synthase, which translates to MANDQKIDLYDHFREINTIDASKYKKYDVKRGLRNDDGTGVLAGLTGISNVHGYVMSDGEKVADTGELRLRGYDLYDLLGVDAKDRRFNYEEVSYLLLMGELPTQQQLDDYIAAIDAQRELPDGFTASMIMRDTPPDIMNVLARTVMLLYAYDTHAEDRSAQHEISTAISLISRLPRIMVLTYYAMRARYSNDSMIMHRFVPGQSTAETILSMLRPDRQFGPEEARMLDIMLCLHAEHGGGNNSTFTTHVLTSADTDAYSTYAAAIGSLKGRKHGGANHQVIAMQKEIKENVANWDNDDEVAAYLAKIVNKQAYDKSGLVYGMGHAVYTLSDPRAVICKRFAEKLAVGTEYEAEFRLLEKIERLAPEVILNEKGTHKDMCANVDMYSGFVYSMLGIPEDLFTPLFACARMSGWAAHRFEEIVSGKRIIRPAYKSIYSKKRAYTPMEER; encoded by the coding sequence ATGGCTAACGATCAAAAGATCGACCTGTACGATCACTTCAGGGAAATCAACACCATTGACGCTAGCAAGTACAAGAAATACGATGTGAAGCGCGGCCTACGTAACGACGACGGTACGGGCGTTCTGGCGGGCCTGACTGGCATTTCCAACGTACATGGCTACGTTATGTCCGATGGCGAAAAAGTGGCCGATACCGGCGAGCTGCGCCTTCGTGGTTACGACCTGTACGACCTTCTTGGCGTGGATGCGAAAGATAGGCGCTTCAATTACGAAGAAGTGTCCTATCTGCTGCTAATGGGCGAGTTGCCAACGCAACAGCAGCTTGACGACTACATTGCCGCCATCGATGCGCAGCGCGAGCTACCTGACGGCTTCACGGCTTCCATGATCATGCGCGACACCCCCCCGGACATCATGAACGTGCTCGCACGTACGGTGATGCTGCTGTACGCCTACGACACGCATGCCGAGGACCGATCGGCCCAACACGAGATTTCGACGGCTATTTCGCTGATTTCGCGTCTTCCGCGCATTATGGTGCTGACGTATTACGCCATGCGCGCGCGTTACAGCAACGATTCCATGATCATGCATCGCTTCGTTCCTGGGCAATCGACGGCGGAAACCATTCTGTCCATGCTGCGTCCCGACCGTCAGTTCGGGCCGGAAGAGGCGCGCATGCTTGATATTATGCTGTGCCTGCATGCCGAGCACGGCGGCGGCAATAACTCCACGTTCACCACGCATGTGCTGACTTCGGCGGATACCGACGCGTATTCGACGTATGCGGCTGCCATTGGGTCGCTGAAGGGTCGCAAGCATGGCGGTGCGAATCATCAGGTCATCGCCATGCAGAAGGAAATCAAGGAGAACGTTGCCAACTGGGACAATGACGACGAGGTGGCGGCGTACCTTGCGAAAATCGTGAACAAGCAGGCGTACGACAAGAGCGGCTTGGTATATGGCATGGGACACGCGGTGTACACGCTATCCGACCCCCGCGCGGTCATTTGCAAGCGCTTTGCAGAAAAGCTTGCCGTGGGTACCGAATACGAGGCTGAGTTCCGCCTGCTTGAGAAAATCGAGCGCCTGGCGCCCGAGGTTATCCTGAACGAAAAGGGCACGCACAAGGACATGTGCGCGAACGTGGACATGTATTCCGGCTTTGTGTACTCCATGCTCGGCATTCCCGAGGATTTGTTCACTCCCCTGTTCGCCTGCGCGCGTATGTCGGGCTGGGCGGCTCATCGCTTTGAGGAAATCGTTTCCGGTAAGAGGATCATTCGTCCTGCTTATAAATCGATTTACAGCAAGAAGCGAGCGTACACGCCGATGGAAGAACGCTAA
- a CDS encoding nucleoside deaminase: protein MLPMNDEEYMRMALEEAQRAADLGEVPIGAVVVYQPIDKGTRRPLAEPRVIARACNVRETQQDPAGHAEFVAMKQAAAELGVWRLTGCTVYVTLEPCIMCAGLMHQARIDRCVYGAPDPKAGALGTLYSINSDKRLNHTFEVVPGVLADECAGILKRFFAARRKKRTER, encoded by the coding sequence ATGCTACCTATGAATGACGAAGAATACATGCGCATGGCGCTAGAGGAAGCGCAACGGGCTGCCGATTTGGGCGAAGTGCCTATCGGTGCTGTTGTGGTGTACCAACCTATCGATAAGGGGACAAGGCGTCCGTTGGCGGAGCCGCGCGTGATTGCGCGGGCATGCAACGTGCGCGAAACCCAGCAAGACCCTGCAGGGCATGCGGAGTTCGTTGCCATGAAACAAGCGGCGGCAGAGCTTGGCGTTTGGCGCCTGACAGGCTGTACGGTGTACGTAACACTGGAGCCGTGCATCATGTGCGCGGGGCTGATGCACCAAGCGCGCATCGACCGATGTGTGTATGGGGCGCCTGATCCGAAAGCCGGTGCGCTGGGAACACTGTACTCCATCAACAGCGACAAGCGGTTGAACCATACGTTTGAGGTGGTTCCCGGAGTCTTGGCAGATGAGTGCGCCGGCATTCTGAAACGGTTTTTCGCAGCTCGAAGGAAGAAACGAACGGAGCGATAA
- the ispE gene encoding 4-(cytidine 5'-diphospho)-2-C-methyl-D-erythritol kinase, with amino-acid sequence MQWNDEQQDVSRETFQNKVDMMDIARIAQNVEAREFAGMGSLKLIAPAKVNLYLNVKGLREDGYHEVSTIMHTLMLHDVLRMKLVPGTGEPVQLTSRSYEGLEPLDVDPQHNIVTKAIVKLAEAFGRELGETETVRVHLEKHIPAQAGLGGGSSDAAAALLGAAILWQESVLDPRIEQVAATLGADVAFFLKGGCAQYDGIGEHFVRSLKITNDFVVIVKPEGGVSTAAAYKKLDENPQPLDAALVKTAEEEAYAMHVPLLNNMAEAGEELNTGVKTVREWLQEQPGVCNAMMSGSGSAVFAVCESFDAAARVSSSAQAKGWWSRTTTFGPFKATMTTNR; translated from the coding sequence ATGCAGTGGAATGATGAACAACAAGATGTTTCACGTGAAACATTTCAAAACAAAGTGGACATGATGGACATCGCCCGCATTGCGCAGAACGTTGAAGCGCGCGAGTTCGCGGGCATGGGATCGCTGAAACTGATTGCTCCAGCGAAAGTGAACCTCTATCTGAACGTGAAGGGTCTTCGCGAAGATGGCTATCACGAAGTGTCCACCATCATGCATACGTTGATGCTGCACGATGTGCTGCGCATGAAGCTTGTTCCGGGGACTGGCGAGCCCGTTCAGCTGACGTCGCGCAGCTACGAAGGCCTAGAACCGCTAGATGTGGACCCGCAGCACAACATTGTGACGAAGGCTATTGTGAAGCTTGCCGAAGCGTTTGGTCGCGAGCTTGGCGAAACGGAAACCGTGCGCGTGCATCTTGAGAAGCACATTCCGGCGCAAGCGGGTTTGGGTGGTGGCTCTTCCGATGCCGCAGCGGCTTTGCTGGGCGCTGCTATCTTGTGGCAAGAAAGCGTGTTGGATCCGCGCATCGAGCAAGTTGCCGCAACGCTGGGCGCTGATGTTGCGTTCTTCCTGAAGGGAGGATGCGCGCAGTACGACGGCATAGGCGAGCATTTCGTGCGTTCACTGAAAATCACGAACGACTTCGTGGTCATTGTGAAGCCCGAGGGCGGCGTATCTACGGCCGCGGCCTACAAGAAGCTGGATGAGAATCCGCAACCTTTGGACGCCGCATTGGTCAAAACAGCCGAAGAAGAGGCGTATGCCATGCATGTGCCGTTGCTGAACAACATGGCCGAGGCCGGCGAAGAGCTGAACACTGGCGTGAAGACGGTGCGCGAGTGGCTGCAGGAGCAGCCTGGGGTCTGCAACGCGATGATGTCGGGCAGCGGTTCGGCGGTGTTTGCGGTGTGCGAGTCGTTTGATGCGGCGGCGCGCGTATCGTCGAGCGCGCAAGCGAAAGGCTGGTGGTCGCGCACGACTACCTTCGGCCCGTTCAAGGCAACAATGACAACCAACCGATAA
- a CDS encoding LemA family protein, with protein MTIAIILLVIVVVVLLVALYNNLVKLRNMVDNAWAQVDVQLQRRLDLIPNLVETVKAYAKHESQTLEEVTHARAAVSNATTPESRMGANSRLNSALKSLFAVAESYPELKANQNFQQLQAELSETEDKISYMRQSFNDTVMKYNTAIQTFPAVLIAGAMGFKERPSFAAEAPAHSVPKVTF; from the coding sequence ATGACGATTGCAATCATATTGCTCGTGATTGTTGTTGTTGTGCTGCTGGTGGCGCTTTATAACAACCTGGTGAAGTTGCGGAACATGGTGGACAATGCATGGGCGCAGGTTGACGTGCAGCTGCAGCGTCGTCTTGACCTGATTCCGAACCTTGTGGAAACGGTTAAGGCCTACGCGAAGCACGAGAGTCAAACGCTTGAAGAAGTGACGCACGCGCGTGCGGCGGTGTCGAACGCAACCACGCCCGAAAGCCGTATGGGCGCGAACAGCCGCTTGAACAGCGCGCTGAAAAGCCTGTTCGCCGTGGCAGAATCGTACCCTGAACTGAAAGCGAATCAGAATTTTCAGCAGCTGCAGGCGGAGCTGTCTGAAACGGAAGACAAAATCAGCTACATGCGTCAAAGCTTCAACGACACGGTTATGAAGTACAACACGGCTATCCAAACGTTTCCTGCGGTGTTGATTGCGGGCGCCATGGGCTTTAAAGAACGTCCGAGCTTTGCGGCCGAGGCCCCCGCGCACAGCGTTCCCAAGGTGACGTTCTAG
- a CDS encoding guanylate cyclase — protein sequence MVARLTRIIPLLLVLAFVAGVVYVVASWRYSPARAKEILIKAFTVLNTVLTAFFGLASLYALSESNMAVLDLTLSFMVTALVALAITRICRAVFLKHNPSYRAKPMKAKKLRRWPWNK from the coding sequence ATGGTAGCCCGTCTGACAAGAATCATCCCTTTGCTGCTGGTGCTCGCGTTTGTGGCGGGCGTGGTGTACGTGGTGGCTTCGTGGCGCTATTCGCCAGCCCGTGCGAAGGAAATCCTCATCAAAGCGTTCACCGTGCTGAACACGGTGCTGACGGCGTTTTTCGGATTAGCCAGCCTGTATGCGCTGTCGGAGTCGAACATGGCGGTGTTGGACCTGACGCTCTCGTTTATGGTGACAGCGCTGGTTGCGCTGGCAATCACGCGCATTTGCCGTGCGGTGTTCCTTAAGCACAATCCGTCGTATCGCGCGAAGCCCATGAAGGCGAAGAAGTTGCGCCGCTGGCCCTGGAACAAGTAG